DNA sequence from the Rattus rattus isolate New Zealand chromosome 2, Rrattus_CSIRO_v1, whole genome shotgun sequence genome:
TTGCGTCACAGGAACTCCGGGGAGGGCGGGGCGGGATCCCCTCCCGCGGAGCCCCTCAGAACACAGCCTTGGAGACCCCCGAGACCCCCGGGGTCACTCTATGGGCAGGTGGCAGGTGCACGAGGCCCTGGGGGTCTCCACAAGGGGCTCAGGCGGCGGGAAGGGAGAGTTCGGGAGGTTTGTGCATGGAGTTGCGGGTGACGCAAGCAGGGGGGCGGGTCCCGGACGCATAAATTGAGCTCGGCGGCTCCCGGTTTCATTCATAAGACTGGAGCGGCTACGCCGGGGACACGCGGAGTCGGGGCTTGCTGGACTTGACTACTGgtgactctttctttttcttcttcttggagGCCGTGAataatttatatagatatatacatttttttttaactggagaGAAAGTTTTGTGGGTTTCCTTTTTGCAAGACTCTTTCTAGATCGTTCTTCTGATTCGTCCGGGGGATAGACTTACTTTCTGTGGGCTTCTGGATCGTGGCCCTCTGCTCTCCCTCATTTCTTTGGACGCCTGGACGGGATTAGAAAGGTATCTGAATCGCACGCTGCACCGCGGCACTGCCCGGCGGGTTTCTGGGCGGGGAGCGATCCCCGCGTCGCCCCCCGTGAAACCGACAGAGCCTGGACTTTCAGGAGGTACAGCGGAGGTCTGAAGGGGACCTGGGAGCGCAACAGAGGGAACTTGCATCGAAACTTGGGCAGTTCTCCGAACCGGAGACTAAGCTTCCCGGAGCAGCGCACTTTGGAGACGTGTCCGGTCTACTCCGGACTCGCATCTCATCCCACTCGGCCATAGCCTTGGCTTCCAGAAGACCTCAGCGTGGTCACAGGGGCCCCCCTGTGCCCAGGGAAATGTTTCAAGCTTTCCCCGGAGACTACGACTCCGGCTCCCGGTGTAGCTCATCACCCTCCGCCGAGTCTCAGTACCTGTCTTCGGTGGACTCCTTCGGCAGTCCACCCACCGCCGCCGCCTCCCAGGTAAGTTCTAGATCTCAAAGATGCTACTTTGGTGGTTGTGcggggaaaaaaatgtttctttcaggCTAAAGTGTGAATTGAGCATCCTCTCAAATAGAGACGCGCCAAAAACCCAGGATCTAGGAATGCAATAGACTCGGTTTgcactttggtttttgttgtttgcaaaCTGCAAAGAATGGAGTGATGTTTGCAAAGGGTTATTTGCGCGGAGCGCGGGAAAGGAATGCAGCTGGGCAAACGTTGGCGATGCCCTGTGCAAAGTATATACGCAGTGGTTAGCAGAAGCTGAGAACTTTTAGCCGAAATCCGGCTCCCTAAGCCAAAGCTAGGCAAgtaagggaagaaaaacaaaacagaaaaaaatcccagagaaGCTTCCAGtagcctcctcttcttccctcctccttacAAGCGCGGACTGCAGGTCCGCGGTCACCCTCCACCCTGCAATAGTTCGGGCCTCGAACCCCGGTCACGCTGCCTCCGCCTCCTGCGCGGAGACGTAACGGGGGACCCGTGCGTAAAGGCTGACGCGCTGGAATCCTCCGTCTGACGCGGGGCACGCACGGCGCGCGGCGCCCCCTCCGCCCGCCCCGCCCCTGACGTCCCGGGCACGTTCTATTTTGGAACGCCGAGGCCACGTTGCTAAGGGAGGGGGCAGCGTGGCTTTGTGATTGGCTGTCGCGGAGCCGCCTTTAGCCAATCAACGTTCCCTTCCTATTTGTAGAGCGTAGCTCCCTTCCTTGCTTTTTGTGGTTCTTCCCGTGTTGGGGGGGTGGTCTCCAAAGGGAGAGCTAGGGGATTCTTGTCAGGAACCGGCGACTCGATGCCACCCTGTGGGTCTGCGAGGACCTTGTTTGGACCTGGTCCCTCTGTTGTCATAAGCTAGAGGCTTTTGGCTCAGTGTTAGCTCCTGTAAGGGGAATTGAAGGTCGTCGTCCCTTCTCCAGGCACACATATACGTGCTCCCTGAGCTCTGGACACTTAGTCCTCCCGAGGTGTTCAAACCCTAGATGAGCTAGCCTACCGAGTGGCAGCCAGGTGGTCTCTAAAAGGTCCGCCTTCTCCTCGTTCCCAGGGCCCTGGTTGGCCAGGGATTCAGCCCTTCCCTCGCCACGCCCCCTAGAGTAGTTAAGCCTCTAGGATTCTACTTgcgggaaaggggtggggggtaATGGACGCTTCTTGGGTTCGGGGACGCAGATCCTATGTCACCGCATCCCCTGCAAAACAATCTGAGAGATTCTCGCTGTCACTTTTCTCTCCCTATCAGTCCACTGAAACCTGTCAGTCTCACTGGGGAAGAGACAGATACTCGGGAGGGATGCTCTCAACTCTTAGGCCGGTCCCCCAACATCGTTGGAACTGGGATCTCCGCCCCTGCGGGAGCCCTCATGCAGtggggggtgtgtttgtgtgtgagtggaggagaggaaggcttgGGCTaaggcctctccctctccctccctctgtggtgggggtggggtgttttggctgtgtgtgtgaatgtctgtggcTCCATCCCGGGAGGTTTTGTCACCAGGTTCTGTCCAGCCTCCTcttccacccacccccccccacacctaAGAGTCACCAACCCGGGGTGTGATTCACCACCCGCTGGAACCGTGCAACCTTTCCccgaggaagaaggaggaggtagaaggcagTTGAACAGAATCCTCTCATTAACCACTGCGTCACGGTGTAGTGGAAGGGTGGGTGTTGTGGCTTTTTGCCTgtgacacacacatccacacccgCTCACCCTGTGCTCACTCACAGGGGTcggtgtgtgttatgtgtgttggGCGTTTGTGTGTCGGTGGCTTTGTTTGTGTGTCTacgcctgtgtgtgtatgtctcacCCCGTAGGAGTGCGCCGGTCTCGGGGAAATGCCCGGCTCCTTCGTGCCAACGGTCACCGCAATCACAACCAGCCAGGACCTTCAGTGGCTCGTGCAGCCCACCCTCATCTCTTCCATGGCCCAGTCCCAGGGGCAGCCACTGGCCTCCCAGCCTCCAGCTGTTGACCCTTATGACATGCCTGGAACCAGCTACTCAACCCCGGGCCTGAGTGCCTACAGCACTGGTGGGGCAAGCGGAAGTGGTGGGCCTTCAACCAGCACAAGCACCAGTGGACCCGTGTCTGCCCGCCCAGCCAGAGCCAGGCCTAGAAGACCCCGAGAAGAAACAGTAAGTATAAGGCCCCAGGAGTTGGTGTGGAGGAGTCTAGGGATGTGGgctcagttggtacagtgcttgctagCATGCATGAAGTAGATGCCCAGTACAGCACATACCAGGCATGGTTGtgcaggcctgtaaccccagctctcctggaggcaggaggaacaggagttcaaggccagcctgtgttacTTATTGAATCCAGCCTGGACTGCAAGAGAtcgttattttaaaaagttggccTGAGGGGTGAGGGAAGTAAAAGCAGGTGACAGTACTTTTGTCACTATTCAGTTGGGGGGTTCCTCTGAGGTCTCAAGCCTGCAGGAACTTTATCATTCCTGCCACTGAGGAGTAGGGGTTGTTATTTGAGGTTCGAGAGGAAGAGGAGTTTTCTCAGGGCTGATAGAGGTACCCCCAGATCTCATGATCCTTTTCTCTTTGACTCAGCTTaccccagaagaagaagaaaaacgaAGGGTTCGCAGAGAGCGGAACAAGCTGGCTGCAGCTAAATGCAGAAACCGTCGGAGGGAGCTGACAGACCGACTCCAGGCGGTAAGGAGGGGTTTAGGGGTGTCTCAAGGCTGTGCTGGGAGCTCTCTGCCTTGTTCTTCCCCCACTTCTCACTACGCCTGTGTCCTAAATGAGGAACACCCCTCTTAGGGAGCAAGGGTCAGTGTAACCTGAAGGAGCTCTATGCGCATGCTCAGACCCGTGCCCGCTTACTTCCGACTGTTCCCCACTTTCCCTGGGTATGTCCCCACATGCCACCCTCCTGGCTTTCTCTAAGCCTAAGGAGACAAGCTGGAGGAGGTAATTCTCTCACCTTCCTTGGCTAAAGAATAATCCATTTtacctccctgcctcctttttttttttttctgagatgaggAACTTCCTGGGTAGTTCAGTCCCCCTACCCCAACTTAATAGCCTCAAGTCTCAGCCCCTGGCTGAGATGCCATCATCCCGGCTGGCTCCTGTTCGAAACTATTTTGTGCTAAGTCAGTTCCTTACCTGCTACCCCAGCTCTCTACAGTTCTCCTGAACTTGAGCTGGTGATGCCCACCAaacccccttctttctctcttctacctcagTGTACTCCCCCCCACCTGCCTGCAGGGTGCCCTCTTACCCCTTGAAACCAGGGCGTGTCTCTGATTTCCCGTTGGGAGGCTGAATGAGATGGGTAACAGAACCACCATAAAAACAACACATAAGCATTATTTACTGATTCAACAaactttaatgtttttcttcttttctcttaaaaGTTATTTCGTTCATTTACTATTTACCTATGTTTGAGTGCGTGCTGGTGCGCCACAGGACGTCAGAGGGCAATTtttagagttggttctctccatgtTGTGGGTCTCAGGAATCGAACCCACTTTTCTAGGCTTGCTGACAATCTCCTTGACTCAGTGAGCTGCATTGCCCCTTTCGCCCTTTTAAAGCAGAGGACTCCTTAAAACAGGCTGGCAGCAAAGAAATAGCCATCtctccttgcctcagcctctgaaccTTGTGATTACACGTgttcaccaccacaccaggcttgtAGTTCTTGCCCATCAGAGACTTCCATTCCTGCCTAGCCTTTTCCCAACCATCTCTTAGtctgatggggaaactgaggcaccgaGTGGCATAGTCTACCAGGAGTTCCTCTTAGGGGATGTTCCCCTCAGTTGTGAGGGAGCCGTCCAGGCCCCTGGATCAGCAGCTAGaatgtgtgggggttggggtgggtgaaGCCACCCTGTGTGGTCACTGACCAGCAtccctgctttctctgtctcctatGACCTGGCCTCCTGCTGGGCTCCATTAGGAAACGGATCAGCTCgaagaggaaaaggcagagctgGAGTCGGAGATCGCCGAGCTGCAAAAAGAGAAGGAACGCCTGGAGTTTGTCCTGGTGGCCCACAAACCGGGCTGCAAGATCCCCTACGAAGAGGGGCCGGGGCCAGGCCCGCTGGCCGAGGTGAGAGATTTGCCAGGGTCAACATCCGCTAAGGAAGACGGCTTCGGCTGGCTGCTGCCGCCCCCTCCACCACCGCCCCTGCCCTTCCAGAGCAGCCGAGACGCACCCCCCAACCTGACGGCTTCTCTCTTTACACACAGTGAAGTTCAAGTCCTCGGCGACCCCTTCCCCGTTGTTAGCCCTTCGTACACTTCCTCGTTTGTCCTCACCTGCCCGGAGGTCTCCGCGTTCGCCGGCGCCCAACGCACCAGCGGCAGCGAGCAGCCGTCCGACCCCCTGAACTCGCCCTCCCTTCTTGCTCTGTAaactctttaaacaaacaaaacaaacaaacccgcaaggaacgaggaggaggaagaggaggagaggggaggaagcgGTCCGGGGTGTGTGTGAGGACCCCTTGACTCTTCTGTCTGACCGCCTGTCGCCTCTGCCATCGGACTTGACGGAAGGACCTCCTTTGTGTTTTGTGCTCCGTCTCTGGTTTTCTGCGCCCCGGCGAGGCCGGAGAGCTGGTGACTTTGGGGACGGGGTGGGGCGGGTGCACCCTTCCTGCAGATAACTTTGTCCTGTTACTTCAACCCACCTTCTGGGGATAGAtgctggctggctgggtgggtggggtgggatgcGACGCCCACCTTTGGCGTCCTGCGTGAGGCTGGAGGGGAAAGGGTGCTGAGTGTGGGGTACAGGGTGGGTTGAGGTCGAGCTGGCATGCACCCCCAGAGAGACCCAACGAGGAAATGACAGCACTGTCCTtctcttccctacccacccatccaccctccagGGTGCAGGGTGACCAAGATAGCTCTGTTTTGCTCCCTCGGGCCTTAGCTGATTAACCTAACATTTCCAGGAGGTTACAACCTCCTCCGGGACGAATTGAACCCCCGACTGAGGGAAGTCGATGCCCGCTTTGGGAGTCTGCTAACCCTACTTCCCCGCTGATTCCAAAATGTGAACCCCTATCTGACTGTTCAGTCTTTCCCTCCTGGGAAAACTGACTcaggttggatttttttttctcatctgctATGGAGCCCCCTTCCAACTCAGGCCCGCTCCCACCCCCGTGCAGTATTATGCCATgtccctctcacccccacccGCAACCCAGGCGCCCTTGGCCGTCCTCGTTGGGCCTTTCTGGTTTCGAGCAGCAGGGGGCGCTGCGACGCCCGTCTTGCTGGAGCGCTTTATACTGTGAATGAGTGGCCGGATTGCTGGGTGCGCCGGATGGGATTGACCCCCAACCCTCCAAAGTCTTCCCTGGGCCTCTCCTTCTTCCACTTGACCCCTTCCAGCCCTTGACAGGGAGTTAGACCCGAAAGGAGTGACCGCGATGCATCCCGGTGGCCTTCTTGCTCAGGCCCCAGACATTTTCTCTAAGTCCTTCGCCTTCCCCAGCCTAGGACGCCAACTTCTCCCCATCCTGGGAGCCCCGCATCCTCTCACAGAGGTCGTCGAGGCAATTTCCAGAGAAGTTTTCAGGGCTGAGGCTTTGGCTCCCCTACCCTCGATATTTGAACCCCCAAATATTTTTGGACTGGCATACTTCAGAGGGGGCTGAGTTCCCACTATCCTAATCCATCCAATTCCTCCAGCCCCGAATATGGGTTCTGGCTTTTCCCTCAGCTTTCACCTCGTGAGAATTCCACGAGTcagatttctattttttaatattgggGAGATGGGCCCTACTGCCCCCCCCGTGCTGCATGGAACATTCCATACTCTGTCCTGGGTCCTCGGTTCCAAGCCTAtatcccaacccccaaccctcagctatttatccctttcctggttcccaaaAAGCACTTATATctattatgtataaataaatatattatatatgggtgtgcgtgtgtgtgcgtgcgtgcgtgcgagctTCCTCGTTTGCAAGTGTGCTGTGGAATTCAAAATCGCTTTTGGGGATTTGAGTCAGACTTTCTGGCTGTCCCTTTCCTAACTTgtcactttttttgttgttgtctcagCCCCTCTGGCTGTTGGAAacagcctcttcctttccttttatcttttctcaAGTCTGTCTCGCTCAGACCACTTCCAACATGTCTCCTCTCTCAATGGCCCTGACCTCCCGTCTGTCTGTTAATTCCGGATTTGTCGGGGACATGCACTTTTACTTTTGTAAGTAAGTGTGACTGGGTGGTAGATTTTTACAATCTATATCGTTGAGAATGCTGGGTGGATATGTCTGATCAGATGAAGGGCCTCCTGCCGCTGCCGACCACAGTTCATTGACTCCATAGCCCTCACCCAGGctgtatttgtgattttttttttaaattttgtttttttgtattttgcactTGACCCCGGGGGTGCTGGGGCAGTCTAGCACTGAgcagttcccctccccccttggtTCTGCACTGTCGCcaataaaaagcttttaaaaaaaatgtatccttCAGGCCAAAGTGTCTGTTTTTCCCTGGGCACCTATTACACGTCTTCCTTTCAGTAAGACAGAATTTGGACTGCTAGGAAGATCTTGCAGGCACTTATTGGGACGCCTAAGGAATCAGGACCTACAGCGGGACTGAAGGGAACTGGACACTTGCTAGGTCTTCTCTTGTTCCCAGGCTGTGCCATCTACTTGGAAAAGTAAGGGGCAGAAAAGTTTAAGGTACGGATTTGGTGAAGGGTCTGGGAGACTTCGTAGTCGGGAAAGAATTTATTCAGGACCTTGGGTGTGCAATGGCTTCAGCAACTAAGGCAGTGTAAAAGCTGGGACCTTTGTAAATCCTAGcgtttgggaggtggaggcaaggcgATCAGGAGTTCGATGTCACGTGGATGGTAGATACCAGGTCCAAAGATCTGTTATGGGGAGAGGACTTGGTACACCGGGGGAGCCAGAGGTTCGCGGTGAGGGTAGCAGAGGGCACGTGGAGACTGAGAGTTAGCCCCAGGGAGATTCTACAGGCAATGGCGTTCTGAGAATGCAGAGTTCAGATGCCCTTTTGAAAGCACTAGAGAGCCGCAGCAGGTTTTGAGCAGAGTTAGGTTTGCTTTAGGTGGTCTCTTCTAGCTCATCCCAGGCTGAGGAGGACGCTGAGGGTTTCAAGAAGGATCGAGAATGGGAAGCGGAGGAGAGGAAGGATCCAAGAGGCATGGAGGAGGCAGAACACATGTCTCTTCTTTAAGAGAAAGCCTGAGAGATAACTCGCTGCGGGAGGAGATGCTCACCAACCGGGTGGTCTGGGGGATTCTTGGAAAAGAGGAAATATTTGCTCGAGCCTCGATTACCCCTTTCTCTATCTTCTGTCAGCTTGTCCTCCATCAAGCGTGTGTCTCAAGGCCACCCAGCTTAGGTCTCCTTGTGAGATGGCCTTATAT
Encoded proteins:
- the Fosb gene encoding protein fosB isoform X1 — encoded protein: MFQAFPGDYDSGSRCSSSPSAESQYLSSVDSFGSPPTAAASQECAGLGEMPGSFVPTVTAITTSQDLQWLVQPTLISSMAQSQGQPLASQPPAVDPYDMPGTSYSTPGLSAYSTGGASGSGGPSTSTSTSGPVSARPARARPRRPREETLTPEEEEKRRVRRERNKLAAAKCRNRRRELTDRLQAETDQLEEEKAELESEIAELQKEKERLEFVLVAHKPGCKIPYEEGPGPGPLAEVRDLPGSTSAKEDGFGWLLPPPPPPPLPFQSSRDAPPNLTASLFTHSEVQVLGDPFPVVSPSYTSSFVLTCPEVSAFAGAQRTSGSEQPSDPLNSPSLLAL
- the Fosb gene encoding protein fosB isoform X2, which translates into the protein MFQAFPGDYDSGSRCSSSPSAESQYLSSVDSFGSPPTAAASQECAGLGEMPGSFVPTVTAITTSQDLQWLVQPTLISSMAQSQGQPLASQPPAVDPYDMPGTSYSTPGLSAYSTGGASGSGGPSTSTSTSGPVSARPARARPRRPREETLTPEEEEKRRVRRERNKLAAAKCRNRRRELTDRLQAETDQLEEEKAELESEIAELQKEKERLEFVLVAHKPGCKIPYEEGPGPGPLAE